Part of the Molothrus aeneus isolate 106 chromosome 8, BPBGC_Maene_1.0, whole genome shotgun sequence genome is shown below.
ATAGCACTGTAtgaataatgattttttttcacttaatgCTGATGGTGCTCCCATCCTTTTTCTTCTAGGAGGCTGGGTTGGGCTAGGCTGACTTTAAATGTAAACTTTATGGAGCGTGAGGAAGTGTTTGTAAAGGAAAAGCATCAAAAGCTATGTATCTTCAAACTTCAAGCTTAAaaggaaatgcttttatttAGGCTTCAAAGTTCTTTCTCTTGTTGTTTGAcatcttccattttctttcatctttcaaaatGTAGgcaaatttcaaaataatgacAGTTCAAAACAAAAGATCAGAAAGCTTTGTCTAAAAATGCTGCACTGAAATGATTTGATGTATATATTCAGCCAAAGCCATTCACCAACTGAATCCAAGTGGTCAAAACATTTGGTCATTTCCAGTCtctctttttcagcattttccttcctgttctcTTGGAAGTGGCCTCAGCAGTGAGGGATGGTCAGGAGGACATCAAGGGACAACTTCATCCAGAGACTGAATCCTTGTTTGGCTGTGGTGAGCCAGTGAGCACAGttggcactgccacagccatCTGACCTGGGGAAAATCAACTGCTCTTCTGTTAATTGAAAGTTCCCAAAACCATCAATAGAACTGAGGAAGATGGTGTCACCTGTAACTAAATAATGCTCTCACTGAGCATTAATTATAAGCCAGTGTAAGCACTTTTGCCTTTCTATCAACATTAATTTAATGCAGGAATTGATTTGATGGTTTGCCATGTTCTTGCCAAGCAAGGTGGGAATACACTGCGCTGGCCTGCTTTCTTTCAGCCAACAGTGATTCATTTCCAGGGATATCTTAGTCCCTCAGAAGACAACAGACCACAGCAGAGATTGGTTTCTAAGTACCATTTTGTGTCTTGGACAGACAAATATGAAAACCACAGAGAAAGCCTGGAGCAGATCCTCAGATGGGATGAACTGAGATGCATCTGTCAGCTGTATGGTCAGATGACCATCTGGATCTCACTCCTGAACAGGTCTCTGTTGTATGACAGTGAGGACAGGTCAGCCTGGTGTAAGCTTAGTGAGGGCAGAAGACTCTGCATCTGCCAGAGGCTGTCCTGGTGCTGTCCTGGTGCTCTGAGGCAcacagtgcagcagctgctgcagggctgtgcagcagtCCATGGGCATTTCTTGTCCCAGGCAACTTCGGTGCTACCTGGCATCCCAGCAGTTTGAGGAGTGCAGCTCTTGAGATACGTCAGCCTGGGGGTGTGCTGTAAAGAGGGGCAAACTTCCCCAGCATCTAGGTCACAGCTGTATTTACACAGctcaaaaaaacaaagaaaagtgcTCTAGGGCACAGGGCTTTAGCACTCAGCCAGTGAGGATATTAAAAAGGAGGGGAGATAAGCCACCAAGAGCTTAATTTCCTCTTCAGCTTCTTTCTAATTTATTCTCTTGTTTATTTAAATGCTTTGCTTTGGTAAACTGAGGCTCCATTTCACTAAGGGTTTAAAGGAATTTCACAGGCATACAGAGCTGTCGACGAGACCAAATCTGGGTGCAAACTCTCCAGAGTGCAACATAGAATTTAGGTAACTTTTTATGAAGTCTCCTTATGGTCAGATTCTGCTGTTCTCATCTTTTCTTGAACTCTCTGCCAAATGGCCAGATCTGTTTGGGAGCTGTGTAAAATAGACATCTGTCTTCTGCCATGTTTGAGATAGCTCTGGGGAGGAAAACACTGCTCAGATGGGTTGTGTGTTGCTTGTACTTCTTTGGTAAGCAATGTTAACAGAGATGAGACATCTCTGACCTTCCTCACTGCTCAAGAGGTTTTAGCATCCTGGAAAGGAAGTCCAGTGCCCGATTGTTCAGGGCAGCGAGGTCACGGTTAAATTATTTGCACAGCACACATCACTTGTTACTTGGCTTACTCTCACCCATCTCCAATTCCAATTCATCACTATTACCACAATGaacacccccccaaaaaatccctgctAGGCACCATTtgatgcttttttgtttgtgacCCTCTTCACCCAGtctgtctttctcctttttccttccctttgctcATGGGGCTCTTTGGTCTGTCTCTCTGTCAAGAATCAGCTTCCCACTGAGATCTTTGCTTTCCTGGTTCCTGGAACCCACTGCAGTGATCTGTCCTCACTTCAGCAGCATGAGGCTTCAGGCAAAGAGCTGGGGGGAGCACTTACCAGCACCTGCAATGGGAGAAGGTGCACAGAAGGGCTTTTTATTCTCTTGTCAGCGGCACAAGGTACCAGCaaggggaaagagagggagTAAGGAGTGAGACAACCTGCTGAAATTTGGTCTTTGCAGTTTGGTCCATCACAGCTATGCTGGCAAGTTAAAATGGCATCTCCAACTCCAGCCCgacaaaaatctgattttgtgAATTAACTCCCTGCTCATGCATTATTTGAGACAGTTGACTCAACAGGGCACAACAGACCTGGGCAGAAATTAATTAACTCTTGGACAAGTTCTATACAAATTTCAGTGCCCCAAAAGCAAGCCAGCTATTCCCGGAGACAAGAATAACCTGGTCTTGAAAATAAACCTATGTTCTGACCCCCCACTCCATTATCAGAGGATGATGACTTAACTTCATAATCTTCATTTTGAGACCAGAATCAAGTCCATCCTCTTATCTAGCGCTTTTATAAACACCAGATTTCAATGAGTCATTTTTCATCCTTACCCAGACCTGATATTCAcaaattaattcagaattttACTGGTAAGAAAAGAAACCTTTAAAATCAAATACCATTTTTTACTGCTTACAAGTTTCAGGGGACATATTTTAAACTCACTCAGATGTGTCTAATTTGTGACAAACAGGACTTGAACACTGACTGGGGTGTTTGGACAGGCCTAGATTTAAAATTAAGTTCACATGTTTCTCACCTCACTCAGTCTACAGCATTCATCCATGTATTCATCCAGGCTGTCACTTGTGGGGTACTTCTTCAGCTGATGTTCATGGATCTGAAGGTCTTGCATGCTGCCAAAATTCTCTGGAAAATTGTCAGCAATTGTCTCAATTGTCTTTGGCTCTTCTATGGGACCTGGGGTGGAAAGAGTGCTTTCCCTGGAAAGGTCCATCTCTGCAATAGGTTCCTTTTCTGGAGACTGCTTGTCATCCTGGTGAAAATGATCATCAGGACTTTCTTCCTGAGGGTCATTGAAGTCTTCAAGGGAAGCTGTAGGATCCTGCACAGCATCTGCCTCCTGACTATAGTAATCATCTTGCTTTTTGCTCTCTGGATCTTGTAGGCTAACTTTTCTGGCATGTTCTTTACATGTTCTCATTAACTGATGGTCAATTTCTGGAGAAGAAGAGGTGCTAAGCACACCCGAGTCACAAAATGAGTCTCTGCTGTGAAGCACAAAGCTCTTCTCTGAGCCCGTGGGCGTTGATGGAGAATTAGCACCACTTGGCAACTCAACCCCTGAGTCCTCAGATTCAAATTTGGAAAATCTGTGGAGCCTGCACTTGGACTCGAAGGCGCTGAGGTCAGGCAGGGTGGCTACATAGTCAGTGCTTGCCGGGCCATCCGCACAGTCTGCATCTGCTGGCGTGGCTGCTGCATCTGGACTTCCCAAGCAGTCTGGTGGGACACTGGCACCAGGAAGATGGGACTCCTCTGTGCAGGCTGTGTCAGCTGGAGCCTCTGGGATTAACCCTGGGTTTTGAATTCCTTCATTGCTCAGTATCTTCATGTGTGTTAACACGACTTTGTCGTCAGCAGGTGGGCTCTTCttacctgctgaaaacaagtaGAAGA
Proteins encoded:
- the LOC136559379 gene encoding uncharacterized protein isoform X2 — encoded protein: MLRSLLSGCLCPLAGKKSPPADDKVVLTHMKILSNEGIQNPGLIPEAPADTACTEESHLPGASVPPDCLGSPDAAATPADADCADGPASTDYVATLPDLSAFESKCRLHRFSKFESEDSGVELPSGANSPSTPTGSEKSFVLHSRDSFCDSGVLSTSSSPEIDHQLMRTCKEHARKVSLQDPESKKQDDYYSQEADAVQDPTASLEDFNDPQEESPDDHFHQDDKQSPEKEPIAEMDLSRESTLSTPGPIEEPKTIETIADNFPENFGSMQDLQIHEHQLKKYPTSDSLDEYMDECCRLSEVNQSNSKALGSGLGYLEHICQLIEKIGQLQEHNLRLQKQVCSLQKEQKMSQIKEEYILQHCSCGAASIFLKSYQDMKTNFAGRSRPHSLLVQTGNPSDLSIIPEIGANTEKLSSCNGSERYLESGKSQLTMGLRKSANNKNNKENEFREVGSMAEGQAFLSKDPAVRKALDISKNISGESHAWRRMRDLMRKTRLTNQNKLGLSSAALKRSCPQLYRPDIMSSDRRKTERNSMILLGQNTKNENLWPF
- the LOC136559379 gene encoding uncharacterized protein isoform X1, which encodes MLRSLLSGCLCPLAAGKKSPPADDKVVLTHMKILSNEGIQNPGLIPEAPADTACTEESHLPGASVPPDCLGSPDAAATPADADCADGPASTDYVATLPDLSAFESKCRLHRFSKFESEDSGVELPSGANSPSTPTGSEKSFVLHSRDSFCDSGVLSTSSSPEIDHQLMRTCKEHARKVSLQDPESKKQDDYYSQEADAVQDPTASLEDFNDPQEESPDDHFHQDDKQSPEKEPIAEMDLSRESTLSTPGPIEEPKTIETIADNFPENFGSMQDLQIHEHQLKKYPTSDSLDEYMDECCRLSEVNQSNSKALGSGLGYLEHICQLIEKIGQLQEHNLRLQKQVCSLQKEQKMSQIKEEYILQHCSCGAASIFLKSYQDMKTNFAGRSRPHSLLVQTGNPSDLSIIPEIGANTEKLSSCNGSERYLESGKSQLTMGLRKSANNKNNKENEFREVGSMAEGQAFLSKDPAVRKALDISKNISGESHAWRRMRDLMRKTRLTNQNKLGLSSAALKRSCPQLYRPDIMSSDRRKTERNSMILLGQNTKNENLWPF